In Pseudomonas sp. Leaf58, one DNA window encodes the following:
- a CDS encoding ABC transporter substrate-binding protein — MSTRSVLGRLALAVSLAAGALNVHAANEQYFPLQSYRVGPYAAGGTGFFGGFIDYLKYVNANGGVNGVKLTWSECETEYVVEKGVECYERLKGGLNGAPAAATNPLSVGIAYATLDRSTADKLPLITINHGRTDSTDGSVFPYVFPLQLNPYSEVSAIVNWIAQQAGGEQGLKGKKIVTLYHGSPYGKETNEVLQTLADKYGFELTLLEVPHPGNEQQSQWLNIRRLKPDWVILRGWGVMNPVALKTAQKVGFPADHIIGNIWSNSEEDAAPAGAAAKGFISITTHPSGTGFPVLQGIKQQVVDKGQGDLADPKRFGTVYYNLGVVNGILNVEALRLAQEKFGQQPLTGEQVRWGFEHLNLDDARLQALGAKGLVQPLKLSCSDHEGGGAVRFQQWDGQKWNLISDWVQADRALLRPIIEASSHTYAKEKGITPRDCNQEG; from the coding sequence ATGTCCACCCGATCCGTCCTCGGCCGCCTGGCGCTGGCCGTGAGTCTCGCTGCGGGCGCACTCAACGTGCACGCGGCCAACGAACAATACTTTCCGCTGCAGAGCTACCGCGTCGGCCCGTATGCCGCCGGCGGTACCGGCTTCTTTGGCGGCTTCATCGATTACCTCAAGTACGTCAACGCCAACGGCGGCGTGAACGGCGTCAAGCTGACCTGGAGCGAGTGCGAAACCGAGTACGTGGTGGAGAAGGGCGTGGAGTGCTATGAGCGCCTCAAGGGTGGCCTCAACGGCGCGCCGGCTGCCGCCACCAACCCGCTGTCGGTGGGCATTGCCTACGCCACCCTGGATCGCTCGACGGCCGACAAGCTGCCGCTGATCACCATCAACCACGGGCGCACCGACTCCACTGATGGCAGCGTGTTTCCCTATGTTTTCCCGTTGCAGCTGAACCCCTATTCGGAGGTGTCGGCCATCGTCAACTGGATCGCCCAGCAAGCCGGCGGTGAGCAGGGCCTGAAAGGCAAGAAGATCGTCACCCTGTACCACGGCTCGCCCTACGGCAAGGAAACCAACGAGGTGCTGCAGACCCTGGCCGACAAGTACGGCTTCGAGTTGACCCTGCTGGAAGTGCCGCACCCGGGCAACGAGCAGCAGTCGCAGTGGCTGAACATTCGCCGGCTCAAACCGGACTGGGTGATCCTGCGTGGTTGGGGCGTGATGAACCCGGTGGCGCTGAAGACCGCGCAGAAGGTCGGTTTCCCTGCTGATCACATCATCGGCAACATCTGGAGCAACTCGGAAGAGGATGCAGCCCCGGCCGGTGCCGCCGCCAAGGGCTTCATCTCCATCACCACGCACCCGTCCGGCACCGGCTTCCCGGTGCTGCAGGGTATCAAGCAGCAGGTGGTGGACAAGGGGCAGGGTGACCTGGCCGATCCCAAGCGCTTCGGCACGGTGTACTACAACCTCGGGGTGGTCAACGGCATCCTCAACGTCGAGGCGCTGCGCCTGGCGCAGGAAAAGTTCGGTCAGCAGCCTCTGACTGGCGAGCAGGTGCGCTGGGGCTTCGAGCACCTCAACCTGGACGACGCACGCCTGCAGGCCCTCGGCGCCAAGGGCCTGGTGCAGCCGCTGAAACTGTCGTGCTCCGACCACGAAGGTGGCGGTGCGGTGCGGTTCCAGCAGTGGGACGGGCAGAAATGGAACCTTATCAGCGACTGGGTGCAGGCCGACCGCGCGCTGCTGCGGCCGATCATCGAGGCGTCATCGCACACGTACGCCAAGGAGAAGGGCATCACCCCGCGCGATTGCAACCAGGAAGGCTGA
- a CDS encoding branched-chain amino acid ABC transporter permease translates to MLYREAGQFSLRYADDRRFFRLRQDRLALAAWLVFAFIGVPLLGNDYWFSAILIPFLVLSLAGLGLNLLTGYAGQLSLGSAAFMAVGAFAAYNFELRVAGLPLLASLLLGGLVAALVAILFGLPSLRIKGFYLLVSTLAAQFFVQWALTRFSWFSNDSASGVISAPPLVVAGHDLSSPAGRYLLTLAVVSALFWLGANLVRSELGRSWMAVRDMDTAAAVIGIPLLKTKLLAFAISGFLLGIAGSLWAFTYLGTVEPHGFDLNRSFQILFIIIIGGLGSILGNFLGAAFIVLFPVLLSNLAALLPAGLIDAGQVENLQKIIFGTLIIVFLIKEPEGLARLWQRFRERARRWPLRY, encoded by the coding sequence ATGTTGTATCGAGAAGCTGGCCAGTTCAGCCTGCGTTACGCCGATGACCGTCGGTTCTTCCGCCTGCGCCAGGATCGCCTGGCATTGGCAGCCTGGCTAGTGTTCGCCTTCATCGGCGTGCCACTGTTGGGCAACGACTACTGGTTCAGCGCCATCCTGATTCCATTTCTGGTGCTGTCGCTGGCAGGGCTCGGGTTGAACCTGCTGACCGGCTATGCCGGGCAATTGTCACTGGGTTCGGCGGCCTTCATGGCAGTGGGCGCCTTTGCCGCCTACAACTTCGAGCTGCGCGTGGCGGGCCTGCCACTGCTCGCCAGCCTGCTGCTCGGCGGCTTGGTGGCGGCGCTGGTGGCGATCCTCTTCGGCCTGCCGAGCCTGCGCATCAAGGGCTTCTACCTGCTGGTATCGACCCTGGCGGCGCAGTTCTTCGTGCAATGGGCGCTGACGCGTTTCAGCTGGTTCAGCAATGACAGCGCCTCCGGGGTGATCAGCGCACCGCCACTGGTGGTGGCCGGCCATGACCTGTCGTCGCCGGCAGGGCGCTACCTGCTGACGCTTGCAGTGGTCAGTGCGCTGTTCTGGCTGGGCGCCAACCTGGTACGCAGCGAGCTGGGGCGCAGCTGGATGGCGGTGCGCGACATGGATACCGCTGCTGCGGTGATCGGCATTCCCTTGCTCAAGACCAAGCTGCTGGCGTTCGCCATCAGCGGCTTCCTGCTCGGCATCGCCGGTTCGCTCTGGGCTTTCACCTACTTGGGCACGGTGGAGCCGCATGGCTTCGACCTGAACCGTTCGTTCCAGATCCTGTTCATCATCATCATCGGCGGCCTAGGCAGCATCCTTGGCAACTTCCTCGGCGCCGCGTTCATCGTGCTGTTCCCCGTCCTGCTGTCGAACCTGGCTGCGCTGTTGCCAGCCGGGCTGATCGATGCCGGGCAGGTGGAGAACCTGCAGAAGATCATCTTCGGCACGTTGATCATCGTTTTCCTGATCAAGGAACCGGAGGGCCTGGCGCGCCTCTGGCAACGTTTTCGCGAGCGCGCACGGCGTTGGCCGTTGCGCTACTGA
- a CDS encoding branched-chain amino acid ABC transporter permease gives MEFFLEVLMGGLLAGVMYSLVAIGFVLIYKASGVFNFAQGAMVLFAALTFVSLLERGVPFWLAFLVTLAAMVLLALLIERAVLRPLVGRSPITLFMATLGLAYIIEGAAQALWGAQVHGLELGISDEPLELGGLLLSQFDLFAAATAATLVLLLSLLFNRTRIGLSLRAVADDPRAAMAIGIRLPKVWAVVWAVAGFVGLVAGLLWGARLGVQFSLSLVVLKALPVLIIGGFTSITGAIVGGLIIGAAEKLAEVYLGPIIGGGLENWFPYVLALLFLLVRPAGLFGERAIERV, from the coding sequence ATGGAGTTCTTTCTCGAAGTGTTGATGGGTGGCCTGCTGGCCGGGGTGATGTATTCCCTGGTGGCCATCGGTTTCGTGCTGATCTACAAGGCCAGCGGTGTGTTCAATTTCGCCCAAGGGGCGATGGTGTTGTTCGCCGCGCTGACCTTCGTCAGCCTGCTGGAGCGCGGCGTGCCGTTCTGGCTGGCATTTCTCGTCACCCTGGCGGCGATGGTGCTGTTGGCCCTGCTGATCGAGCGCGCCGTGCTGCGCCCCTTGGTCGGCCGCTCGCCGATCACCCTGTTCATGGCCACCCTGGGCCTTGCCTACATCATCGAAGGCGCCGCTCAGGCGTTGTGGGGTGCCCAGGTGCATGGCCTTGAGCTGGGCATCAGCGACGAGCCGCTTGAGCTGGGTGGCCTGCTGCTGTCGCAGTTCGACCTGTTCGCCGCCGCCACGGCGGCAACCCTGGTGCTGCTGTTGTCGCTGCTGTTCAACCGTACCCGCATTGGCCTGTCATTGCGTGCGGTGGCGGACGACCCGCGTGCGGCCATGGCCATCGGCATCCGCCTGCCCAAAGTGTGGGCAGTGGTATGGGCCGTCGCCGGTTTCGTCGGGCTGGTCGCCGGGCTGCTCTGGGGTGCGCGCCTGGGGGTGCAGTTCTCGCTCTCGCTGGTGGTACTCAAGGCTTTGCCGGTGCTGATCATCGGCGGTTTCACCTCGATCACGGGCGCGATCGTCGGCGGCTTGATCATCGGGGCCGCGGAAAAGCTTGCCGAGGTCTACCTCGGGCCGATCATCGGTGGCGGCCTGGAAAACTGGTTTCCCTATGTGCTGGCCCTGCTGTTCCTGCTGGTCCGTCCGGCCGGGCTGTTCGGCGAGCGCGCCATCGAACGGGTTTGA
- a CDS encoding ABC transporter ATP-binding protein — protein sequence MSNPLLLELEGINLSFQGVKAITDIGFSVADGEICALIGPNGAGKSSLLNIINGVYQAQQGRIRFAGQERRAMQPHAAALGGIARTFQNIALFKGMSVLDNVLTGRNLKRRSSWLEQALRFGRAPAEDDRQRAAAERVIEFLRIQPWRDEVVGTLPYGLQKRVELARALAAEPRLLLLDEPMAGMNAQEKREMSRFIVEINREFGITVVLIEHDIGVVMDISHHVVVLDYGRKIGDGTPDQVRHDPDVIAAYLGVRPAAA from the coding sequence ATGTCGAATCCTCTATTGCTCGAGCTGGAAGGCATCAACCTGTCGTTCCAGGGCGTCAAGGCCATCACCGATATCGGTTTCAGCGTCGCCGATGGGGAGATCTGCGCGCTGATCGGCCCCAATGGCGCCGGCAAGAGTTCGCTGCTGAACATCATCAATGGCGTCTACCAGGCGCAGCAGGGGCGCATTCGTTTCGCCGGCCAGGAGCGGCGGGCGATGCAGCCGCACGCAGCGGCCCTTGGCGGCATCGCGCGTACCTTCCAGAACATCGCGCTGTTCAAGGGCATGAGCGTGCTCGACAACGTGCTCACCGGGCGCAACCTCAAGCGTCGCAGCTCTTGGCTGGAACAGGCGTTGCGTTTCGGCCGCGCACCCGCCGAAGACGACCGCCAGCGTGCCGCCGCCGAGCGGGTGATTGAGTTCCTGCGCATTCAGCCATGGCGCGACGAGGTCGTCGGTACCTTGCCCTACGGCCTGCAGAAGCGCGTCGAGCTGGCCCGCGCGCTGGCCGCCGAGCCACGCCTGTTGCTGCTCGACGAGCCGATGGCCGGCATGAATGCACAGGAGAAGCGCGAGATGAGCCGCTTCATCGTTGAGATCAACCGCGAGTTCGGCATCACCGTGGTGTTGATCGAGCACGACATCGGCGTGGTCATGGATATTTCCCATCACGTGGTAGTGCTCGACTATGGGCGCAAGATCGGCGACGGCACGCCCGATCAGGTTCGCCATGACCCTGACGTGATCGCCGCCTACCTGGGCGTGCGCCCAGCCGCGGCCTAG
- a CDS encoding AMP-binding protein, with the protein MHEELADNLPASLLARARQRAGDVALRHKHLGLWQQRSWRQLLAEVQGLATSLRAAGFAVGDSLVILSRPRPEALLASLAAQWLGGVAALLDPLAAGDEQVTLLRELGSAFVFAEGQEEVERVRQAGLSPRLLFYADARGLSASGVDGYASLVAQPLQGDLPILARGELPAFSFHRLEAGQAQQHWLRHAQLLDEGLRLIEQERLSSAEEALAARSFAASGQARYLLAPWLLAGFRLNFPESLATRDNDRRELGPTLVLGTHDSYGRLFGEAQQRLPLPGSLLRRWLDWALDGRDGVLRNSFGHWLLRRPLRDVLGLSRTRVPLLVGEALPAEAQAFFAALGVAPRAWPEAPQWQAAQHLRPSTAWPQGQVQPA; encoded by the coding sequence ATGCACGAGGAACTCGCGGACAACCTGCCGGCCAGCCTGCTGGCCCGCGCGCGCCAGCGCGCAGGTGATGTAGCGCTGCGCCACAAGCACCTGGGTTTGTGGCAGCAACGGAGTTGGAGGCAACTGCTGGCCGAGGTTCAGGGGCTGGCCACGAGCCTGCGCGCAGCCGGTTTTGCGGTTGGTGACAGCCTGGTGATCCTCAGCCGGCCACGCCCCGAGGCGTTGCTGGCGAGCCTGGCGGCGCAGTGGCTGGGTGGTGTCGCGGCACTGCTCGACCCGTTGGCCGCAGGCGATGAGCAGGTGACCTTGCTGCGTGAACTGGGGAGTGCTTTCGTCTTCGCCGAGGGCCAGGAGGAGGTCGAACGGGTGCGCCAGGCGGGCCTGAGCCCCCGCCTGCTGTTCTACGCCGATGCGCGTGGCCTGTCGGCATCCGGCGTGGATGGCTACGCCAGCCTGGTCGCGCAGCCGCTGCAAGGTGACTTGCCGATCCTGGCCCGTGGCGAGCTCCCTGCGTTCAGCTTCCATCGCCTGGAAGCCGGGCAGGCCCAGCAGCATTGGCTCAGGCACGCGCAACTGCTCGATGAAGGGCTGCGCCTGATCGAACAGGAACGCCTGAGCTCGGCCGAGGAAGCCCTGGCGGCGCGTAGCTTCGCCGCCAGCGGGCAGGCGCGCTACCTGCTGGCGCCCTGGCTGCTGGCCGGGTTTCGCCTGAATTTCCCGGAAAGCCTGGCGACCCGTGACAACGACCGCCGCGAGCTGGGCCCAACCCTGGTGCTCGGTACCCACGACAGCTACGGCCGGCTGTTTGGAGAGGCGCAGCAGCGCCTGCCGCTGCCCGGCAGCCTGCTCCGGCGCTGGCTCGACTGGGCCCTGGACGGTCGCGACGGGGTGCTGCGCAACAGCTTTGGCCATTGGCTGCTACGCCGGCCGCTGCGCGATGTATTGGGGCTGAGCCGCACTCGAGTGCCGTTGCTGGTCGGCGAGGCCTTGCCAGCTGAGGCCCAAGCGTTCTTCGCCGCCCTTGGCGTTGCACCACGGGCCTGGCCGGAAGCCCCGCAGTGGCAGGCCGCGCAACACCTGCGCCCATCCACCGCCTGGCCGCAGGGCCAGGTTCAGCCTGCGTGA
- the sfnG gene encoding dimethylsulfone monooxygenase SfnG, with protein MSQPIKFAYWVPNVSGGLVVSKIEQRTHWDIDYNRKLAQIAERSGFEYALSQIRFTAGYGADNQHESVTISHALLAATEKLKVIAAILPGPWTPVLAAKQLATIDQFTGGRVAINVVSGWFKGEFRAIGEPWLDHDERYRRSEEFIRALKGIWTQDNFSFHGDFYRFHDYSLKPKPLQRPHPEIFQGGSSRAARDMASRVSDWYFTNGNTVEGIKAQVEDIRNKAAANGHSVKIGVNAFIIARDTEEEARAVLAEIIAKADPEAVNGFGSEVKNAGSASPEGEGNWAKSTFEDLVQYNDGFKTNLIGTPRQIAERIVALKAIGVDLILSGFLHFQEEVEYFGKHVLPLVRELEQAKAASLALA; from the coding sequence ATGAGCCAACCGATCAAATTTGCCTACTGGGTACCCAATGTCAGCGGCGGCCTCGTCGTTAGCAAGATCGAGCAACGTACCCATTGGGACATCGACTACAACCGCAAACTAGCGCAAATCGCCGAACGCTCCGGGTTCGAGTACGCGTTGTCGCAGATCCGCTTCACGGCTGGCTATGGCGCTGACAATCAGCATGAGTCGGTGACGATCAGCCACGCCCTGCTGGCCGCCACCGAGAAGCTCAAGGTGATCGCCGCGATTCTGCCAGGGCCGTGGACGCCGGTACTGGCAGCCAAGCAACTGGCGACCATCGACCAGTTTACCGGTGGTCGTGTCGCCATCAACGTGGTGTCCGGCTGGTTCAAAGGAGAGTTTCGTGCCATCGGCGAGCCCTGGCTGGACCATGACGAGCGCTACCGCCGCTCCGAGGAATTCATCCGTGCCCTCAAGGGTATCTGGACCCAGGACAACTTCAGCTTCCACGGCGACTTCTACCGCTTCCACGACTACAGCCTCAAGCCCAAGCCGCTGCAGCGCCCGCATCCGGAAATTTTCCAGGGCGGCAGCTCGCGAGCCGCGCGTGACATGGCTTCACGGGTATCGGACTGGTATTTCACCAACGGCAACACCGTCGAGGGGATCAAGGCTCAGGTCGAAGATATCCGCAACAAGGCGGCCGCCAACGGCCATTCGGTGAAGATCGGGGTGAACGCTTTCATCATTGCCCGCGACACCGAGGAAGAAGCCCGCGCGGTGCTGGCGGAGATCATCGCCAAAGCCGACCCGGAAGCGGTCAACGGCTTCGGCAGCGAAGTGAAGAATGCTGGCTCGGCCAGCCCCGAAGGCGAGGGCAACTGGGCCAAATCCACCTTCGAGGATCTGGTGCAGTACAACGACGGCTTCAAGACCAACCTGATCGGCACGCCACGGCAAATCGCCGAGCGCATCGTCGCGCTCAAGGCAATTGGCGTTGATCTGATCCTCTCCGGCTTCCTGCACTTTCAGGAAGAGGTCGAGTACTTCGGCAAGCATGTACTGCCGCTGGTGCGCGAACTGGAGCAGGCGAAGGCCGCATCATTGGCCTTGGCCTGA
- the msuE gene encoding FMN reductase, with protein sequence MSASVIKVVVVSGSLRAPSRTHGLLQALVERLQARLPNLDVHWVRIAALADVLSGSLERDSASAALQPHLQAIEQADLLLVGSPVYRASYTGLFKHLFDLVDHQSLKGVPVVLAATGGSERHALMIDHQLRPLFAFFQAHTLPYGLYASVEAFDQHRLAEPAQFERIERVLDTVNTFFQIPVATAA encoded by the coding sequence ATGAGCGCAAGCGTTATCAAAGTCGTGGTGGTCTCTGGCAGCCTGCGTGCGCCATCACGTACTCATGGGCTGCTGCAGGCCCTGGTGGAAAGGTTGCAGGCAAGGTTGCCGAACCTGGACGTGCATTGGGTGCGTATCGCCGCGCTGGCCGACGTATTGTCGGGCTCGCTCGAGCGCGACAGCGCCTCTGCCGCGTTGCAACCGCATCTGCAGGCGATCGAGCAGGCTGATCTGCTGCTGGTCGGCAGCCCGGTCTACCGGGCGTCCTACACCGGCCTGTTCAAGCATCTGTTCGACCTGGTCGACCATCAGTCACTCAAGGGCGTGCCGGTCGTGCTGGCCGCCACCGGTGGTAGCGAGCGCCATGCGCTGATGATCGATCACCAGCTACGCCCACTGTTCGCCTTCTTCCAGGCCCACACCCTGCCGTATGGCCTGTACGCCAGCGTCGAGGCCTTCGACCAGCATCGCCTGGCCGAGCCCGCGCAGTTCGAACGCATTGAGCGGGTACTCGATACCGTCAACACCTTCTTCCAGATCCCGGTCGCCACGGCGGCCTGA
- a CDS encoding acyl-CoA dehydrogenase family protein, producing the protein MTAQAHVPHLSTGTDYPSLAARFRPVFARIAEGSVERERTRSLPFEPIRWLKEAGFGAVRVPIEHGGAGASLPQLFQLLIELAEADSNVPQALRGHFAFVEDRLNAHASAPQDVWFKRFVEGDLVGCAWTEVGAVKIGDVITRVSRQGDQWVVNGTKYYSTGSLFSDWIDLFARRDDTGADVIAAIRTQQPGITQSDDWDGFGQRTTGSGTSVFENAVVEEENILDFATRFKYQTAFYQLVLLAVIVGSGRAAVRDFSQETGKRSRVFSHGNAAAVSEDPQVLQVIGRASGLIYAAEAGTLRASEAAQQAYVARFDNDESAERQANIAAELESAQAQVAAVELVLRATSDLFNTLGASGTSTTRQLDRHWRNARTAASHNPVIYKERIIGDWHVNGSEPPYVWQIGGGAKQR; encoded by the coding sequence ATGACCGCTCAAGCCCATGTGCCACATCTATCTACCGGCACCGACTACCCATCCCTTGCCGCCCGCTTCCGCCCGGTCTTCGCGCGTATCGCCGAAGGCAGCGTGGAGCGCGAACGCACCCGCAGTCTGCCCTTCGAGCCCATTCGCTGGCTCAAGGAAGCCGGCTTCGGCGCCGTGCGCGTGCCCATCGAGCACGGCGGTGCGGGGGCCTCACTGCCGCAATTGTTCCAGCTACTGATCGAGCTGGCCGAAGCCGACTCCAACGTGCCGCAGGCGCTGCGCGGGCACTTCGCCTTTGTCGAGGATCGTCTCAATGCCCATGCCAGCGCACCGCAGGACGTCTGGTTCAAACGCTTCGTCGAAGGCGATCTGGTGGGCTGCGCCTGGACAGAGGTAGGTGCGGTGAAAATTGGCGACGTCATCACCCGTGTCTCGCGCCAGGGTGACCAGTGGGTGGTCAACGGTACCAAGTACTACAGCACCGGCAGCCTCTTTTCCGACTGGATCGACCTGTTCGCCCGCCGCGACGACACTGGCGCCGACGTGATCGCGGCAATCCGTACCCAGCAGCCCGGCATCACCCAGAGCGACGATTGGGATGGCTTCGGCCAGCGCACCACCGGCAGTGGCACCTCGGTGTTCGAGAACGCGGTGGTCGAGGAAGAGAACATCTTAGACTTCGCCACCCGTTTCAAGTACCAGACGGCCTTCTACCAACTGGTGCTGCTCGCCGTCATCGTCGGTTCAGGCCGCGCAGCTGTGCGCGACTTCAGCCAGGAAACCGGCAAGCGTTCGCGCGTGTTCAGCCATGGCAATGCTGCAGCAGTCAGTGAGGATCCACAGGTGTTGCAGGTTATCGGCAGGGCTTCGGGGCTGATCTATGCCGCCGAGGCCGGCACCCTACGCGCCAGCGAGGCCGCGCAGCAGGCTTACGTGGCGCGCTTCGACAATGACGAAAGCGCCGAGCGCCAGGCTAACATCGCCGCCGAGCTGGAGTCGGCCCAGGCCCAGGTGGCCGCCGTGGAGCTGGTGCTGCGTGCCACCAGCGACCTGTTCAACACCCTGGGTGCGTCCGGCACCAGCACCACCAGGCAACTCGACCGCCACTGGCGCAACGCCCGTACCGCCGCCTCGCACAACCCGGTGATCTACAAGGAACGCATCATCGGTGACTGGCACGTCAATGGCAGCGAACCGCCCTATGTCTGGCAGATCGGCGGTGGCGCCAAGCAGCGCTGA
- a CDS encoding OmpW family protein, which translates to MRLSAPWSRPALLGGLLLGLSAPILAAESPWLIRAGISKIVPTSDPGNITPGKIDIDNDTGPSFNVAYFFTPNLALDVLGGLPFKHNIQLNGGKVGSTKHLPPIVSLQWHFAPGAKVRPFVGVGLNYTYFYDEHLDNGAKLELSDSWGAALQAGLDFALDKQWSLGGDVRYARIDSNVKIDGQKVGSVDVDPFIYSLNLAYRF; encoded by the coding sequence ATGCGCCTCTCCGCACCCTGGTCCCGCCCTGCTCTGCTCGGCGGTCTGCTCCTGGGGCTCAGCGCCCCAATACTCGCTGCCGAGAGCCCCTGGCTGATTCGCGCCGGCATCAGCAAGATCGTCCCGACCTCCGACCCCGGCAACATCACCCCCGGCAAGATCGACATCGACAACGATACCGGGCCGAGTTTCAACGTCGCCTATTTCTTTACCCCCAACCTGGCGCTGGACGTCCTCGGCGGTTTGCCGTTCAAGCACAACATCCAGCTCAACGGCGGCAAGGTCGGCAGCACCAAGCACCTGCCGCCGATCGTATCCCTGCAATGGCACTTCGCACCGGGTGCCAAGGTGCGCCCCTTCGTCGGTGTGGGGCTGAATTACACCTACTTCTACGACGAGCACCTGGACAACGGCGCCAAACTTGAACTCTCCGACTCTTGGGGCGCCGCGCTCCAGGCCGGCCTCGACTTCGCCCTCGACAAGCAGTGGAGCCTGGGCGGCGATGTGCGTTACGCCCGCATCGACAGCAACGTGAAGATCGACGGGCAGAAGGTCGGCAGCGTCGACGTCGACCCGTTCATTTACAGCCTCAACCTCGCCTACCGTTTCTGA
- a CDS encoding SfnB family sulfur acquisition oxidoreductase: MSENHLQQRDETIVLRQSSIPAHRLGSEREAIAAAHALAQDFRREAAARDRERRLPLAELEAYSQSGLWSIIVPQAYGGLGASYRTVGEVFKIISAADGSLGQLPQNHFVILAHIGFDASEEQKRFFFDLALSGARFGNAFSERNGKHVADFQTRITHAGDDYLVNGQKFFSTGALLAHWIPIVSVDDQGRPHLAVVPRETEGLKVINDWSSFGQRTTASGTVLIEQVRVPASQVVPIWQAFDRPTAGGAISQFIQAAIDAGLARGALADTLDYVRRHTRPWIDSGLDKATDDPYILQQLGDLQIRLRAAEAVLDLAADAIDLALREPSEESVAEASIRTAEAKVLTTEVAILASNRLFELAGTRSTLEEYALDRHWRNARVHTLHDPVRWKYHIIGNYLLNGIKPPRHPWN; the protein is encoded by the coding sequence ATGAGCGAAAACCACCTGCAGCAGCGTGATGAAACCATCGTGCTGCGCCAATCCAGCATCCCAGCCCACCGTCTTGGCAGCGAGCGCGAAGCCATCGCGGCAGCGCACGCCCTGGCACAGGACTTCCGCCGCGAAGCCGCCGCCCGTGATCGCGAACGCCGCCTGCCCCTGGCGGAGCTGGAGGCCTACTCGCAAAGCGGCCTCTGGAGCATCATCGTGCCCCAAGCCTATGGCGGCCTGGGCGCCAGTTACCGCACCGTCGGCGAGGTGTTCAAGATCATCTCGGCAGCCGACGGCTCACTCGGCCAGTTGCCGCAGAACCACTTCGTCATTCTCGCCCACATCGGTTTCGACGCCAGCGAGGAGCAGAAGCGTTTCTTCTTCGACCTCGCCCTGTCCGGCGCACGTTTCGGCAATGCCTTCTCCGAGCGCAATGGCAAGCATGTCGCGGACTTCCAGACCCGGATCACCCACGCTGGCGACGACTACCTAGTCAACGGGCAGAAATTCTTCTCCACCGGCGCCCTGCTGGCGCACTGGATTCCCATCGTCAGCGTGGACGATCAGGGGCGCCCGCACCTGGCCGTCGTGCCACGGGAAACCGAAGGGCTCAAGGTGATCAACGACTGGTCCAGCTTCGGCCAGCGCACCACGGCGAGCGGCACGGTGCTGATCGAGCAGGTCCGCGTGCCGGCCAGCCAGGTGGTGCCGATCTGGCAAGCCTTCGACCGCCCCACGGCTGGCGGGGCGATCTCGCAGTTCATCCAGGCGGCCATCGATGCAGGGTTGGCCCGAGGAGCGTTGGCCGACACCCTGGACTACGTGCGCCGGCATACCCGCCCCTGGATCGACTCCGGGCTGGACAAGGCCACCGATGACCCTTACATCCTCCAGCAACTGGGTGATCTACAGATTCGCCTACGTGCCGCCGAGGCCGTACTGGACCTGGCGGCGGACGCCATCGACCTGGCGCTACGCGAACCCAGCGAAGAGAGTGTGGCCGAGGCCTCCATCCGCACCGCCGAAGCCAAGGTGCTCACCACAGAGGTGGCCATCCTCGCCAGCAACCGCCTGTTCGAACTGGCCGGTACCCGCTCCACCCTAGAGGAGTACGCCCTCGACCGTCACTGGCGCAATGCTCGGGTACATACCCTGCACGACCCGGTACGCTGGAAATACCACATCATCGGCAACTACCTGCTCAACGGCATCAAGCCGCCGCGCCATCCCTGGAACTGA